tcatatggctgaaatttaatgattaaatgttaaattcatgaattatataatgtatgatgagatatatttattgttgaaatgagaacaaaataaaaatgcaaaaactgaataaatgatcaaattgagcggaacaccggatttgagtacttctgatcagtgacaaagtgataaatggtagctttagctacacttatctgatcaagtgacaaagtgataagtgatcatacgtaagaccatagttatactatggcaaagtgaaagtgaagtactcaattttccgtaaccgttccctaatttgattaaggatggtaagtgacaaattggcccaaaagaattaaagaaaatggataagtggtagtgtatttataccaggatgatgttgttatttaagctaaagtgatattttcattgcaaatttgaaaatttcataaatgtgttaatgaatggtataatcgataaacgttgagttaaatggtaaatacgtattagtgttgaacttaatGACATTtaattgtatgtgaattaaatgaaaattgctagtaatatgatttaaattgtgaacatgagaaattgcgaattgaatgaaatggaaatgaagcattgaattgcatgagtatgtatcgggtctcataggccctaattattatgatcataatattttgaggatataattgtgaaaatataaatgtttgaataaaagatttaatttagatggaattttataactcggttaaatacgtttacaagtgtatgtgttttggtaatgcctcgtaccctattccggtgttggatacgggtaaggggtgttacatccatATACATATGTACATTTTAATCTacatacgtatatgtatatatatgcatactacatatatttctatttcataattttaaaataaatatatatatccatatattcttcttatttttatatacacatgcatatattttatatttcctttattgtttcATTGTTTCGCGTAATGTCAACCTTTTTAtacctattttattttaaaagcattttaATTCAACTcgtttatttactatttatcttacattaattaattcatttcagATTTATCTTTCATTTACTTGCACTCGtgctatttttgtatttaaaggATATCACATTTATGTActttttgtatatttgaaatataattcttaaattttattttaagaattcaatctctctatttttaaaagCCACAAACAGtgatgtagtttttttttttcacacagcaatcaaaaaacaaaaaattttaaaggtagtttttttttctcctttctgctattttctttttttcgtctgttctattttattttttaaaaaaagggacaaaataaaaattaaagaagaaaagtcAAACTTTACCGCTTCTTTTTTGCATTTGCGCCGCCGTGAGAGGCTGAAGTTCGCCGTTTCCAATGAAAAAGACATTTTTTAAAGGCTCGAGGagtcaaaaagtcaaaaaatgaCTTTCTTATAATTTTTCGATGGCCGGAGAGGGGAGCTCTGCAGAGAGAGGGGAGAGAGtgtttctgaattttttttttaaaaaaaaaaggaggaggagaaatgaaatttttgaaaaaaatttggtttttataaaggattgaaacgacgtcgttttgggcctTAATCCCAGTggtcaaaacgacgtcgtttcacccTAGCccttttgcattttttattaatggGCAATTCTTGCATTTAGCCCTTTTGCATTTTCTACCTTTTTAAtacagtttatttttattttcaatttttactctatgatttttcttttatttcaattcgGTCCCGCGCAAAGTGACGCGTTTTGGAGGGCGAGGATATTTTCTATTTCGATCCCTCCATTTCATTCGAGTAGTGTTATTCGGTTCCTTACCTCATTTTATTCCCGATTTCTCCcctaagatttttttttcatttttaatttaatccttttttgttgttattattataatattattaaactaattaatttaatattattattacattatatttctttttcctttttgtgtttacttacttattattatccttatttcttttagatatttttattattatcttattatttatttatctaaatccTTTCAAACtttagattatttattatttatattaatattattatcatttttatttttattttaaactattttacatattatttatttatttattggtttaCTATTAGGTtctattgtttttgtttgttgcttttttagcttttacctattatttttctttttatttatatagcttatttctttatttttttttattttcgttcttATTATTGTCATTCAAATTGcgcatttattattattctattatgcATGGTAGTACCGTGATTTATTTCTCACATTTTTACTACGCACAAAATCGTGCTACATTTTACCCGATACATTAAAAATGATGTTTGAAACAAGCAATATttcgtattttgaaatttgaaagtcgttccctaacttacggggtttcaactttctaaaaaaaatccaaataccCGAACATTTTTaagcataaattttaaataatctcgGGAATTACtaaaagatcgtgttctaacttacggaatatgattTTCTTCTAAAACCGATATAGTCAaacatcttttaaaataaatttttcggCGTTTATTTGTGCATCAAGAAtttaagacattgtgtcctaactcacgaGACgcaattctttttctcgattaacgtgaaatatgcctctttctcaaaattttttaatattttaacaaaggatcatattttaaatctcttcaaagttttcaattttcgacaccgagacactaattaatcaactaggtaccaattttgggcgttacgagggtgccaattagaggtgatcatgggttgggcggCTCGGCTTGGCCCGACGGCCCtcccaaaatatgggagggtttgggtaaaaatataggcccgaaatatgggtttgggcaaaaaatagGGCCTGTTGgcaaaacttttttggcccaggccagcccgaatatataataaatatatatttttatttttaaaatacattttccaTTTCCCCATTTCCCATTAGacatttagtatttatataataaatatatatatttttaattttaaactttttttattttttatttttaaaatacaattttggtgtttattaaagaAATGGGCCAGGCCGGGCTGGGCTCaagcttaggaattttttcccgggctgggcttggacaaaatttcaggcccatattttgggccagACCGAGCCCAGGCCTAGGACGCAAGCCCTGCCCATGATCACCTTtagtgctaatccttcctcgtacgtaatcgacGCCCGAACCTGTCTTTCTAAACTTCatggaccaaaattgttgttttgagAAATCAAGCGttcattaaaaacaatcactttttGAGGTGGCCCGATCACACCGACCGgcctcataaaaaaggattggtggcgactctcatttttcgtttttttaaataaaagtcgaCCATTTTCAAAAAAGGtcaaccatttaaaaaaaatgacttCTCTTTGTTCTCTAAATTCTGGTGTTCTGGGAAATTACACAAGGGGAAATTGGGTTTTAAACGAGACCGcctgtgacccctccaaccttttcTGGGAATTGAACCTAGTGTGGTTTTTCCAGTTTTCTTCCAATTTATTTTTCCGATCAAAGTTTCAACcgacttattttgttttttcggTTTCAATTCCTTTCGAGAAGAGCAATACCACTTGTGTTCCACCTTCTTTATTCGGGTGTACAAATATTGAAGTATTGCATTAATCTTAGGAGGCGAAGTCCATTACACGATTACAACGATCAGggaaaattttcttctaatgcAGAGGCTCTTCCACGACACAATGATTGCTTTATTCATTTACACTCAGCTTGTTTTCTATCAGCGCTAACAGTTTTATTTTGCAGTAGTATATTTCCAACAATTTAGAAGCAAATTATACTACTGTTTAAACATAATCGTTTCCATTTCTTACAACTGGGATCAATGAAGGCTCCTACAGGCAATCAATTTGAAGTCACCTGAGTAGTGCAAAAGTGTGCCTAAATAGTGTTGGAGTGGTTGCAAGCTCCATCTGTGTTGGCTAGTAGGCCATTGCAATCAAGATGGGCTAGGAAGGCCTAGCGAAATTGAGTCGAGATGGGTCGAAGGTCCCTTGCGTTTGAATGGGTCTGAGGACCCTTGAGTTTGAGTTAGTCGGAGGTCCCTTGAGGTTGGGTTGGTCGGAGGACCATAAGCAAATCGTTCGATCCTTGTGTTTGGGATATGGCTTACGATGCCCTTATCCATGATAAGCTACTAATACATGAGATTTGTGGAGCTAGTTCAAGCGTCACTAAGTTTTTAACTAAAGTAAACTGGAAAGTTATCGAGTTCGAGAGCTTGACTAAGAAAACTAGTGGGGGATGTCTTGTTTAGGCAACTTATGAGTTTGCATGAATAAGCTTAGAATCTAAAATTAAGATTGAGATCAACTTGGTTTGGTGGTGCTATATATGTTGCGATTAGCCAAGATGGCCACACCCAATAGGGTGACCATGGAGGGGTCGAGAGGGCCTAAGTTGGAGATGGCCAATGTGTCTAAATTTCCCAAGTTGAGAACTTTTTGTGTTGGTGTTGCAAGGGATGGTTTCCATAAACCACGTCCAGAGGGATGCATCTAACGAGATGCCACTTGAGTGCGATTGGTGTCACATCCAGAGGGATTTTTTTTAGTATCAAAGATATGGTAATATTTATTCGACAAAGGGTCATACCATTAAGGGTTCCTCAAGGTTGTAACTTGATCATTATGTGTTGTGGCATTGAGTCTGAGTGTTCAATGAAGGAATGGGCATAGAAAAAACTACACCAATGATTGAGATAAAACCTAGTTTGAGTCTATATCCACTGCATGTTGAATGAATCATAACCATGGGTTTTGAAGGCCCAAGATAGACTTGCGATAGACTTGCAACTAAAATGTCAACTCGATGCAACAAGGTTACTAAAAGTGTGTCTTCATGTCGATGAAGGCATCAACATAGTAAATGGGGGATTGTCATTGTCTGCAATTTACTATGTTAATTATCATGGTTGAGCTTTCCCCAAATGGTCTTGAttgaaattaaactaaaataatttaaaagttggaATTTGGAATTTTTCAGATACCCTACAATCTTAAAGGGATGTTGTGATGCAAACTGGGTAACCGATAAAGTTAGCTTTATAAGTGGGTATGTCTTTACTTTGGGTGGAGCAGCTATATCTTGAAAGTTTGCTAAAAAAACGTGTATTGCTCGCTCCACGATGGAATCAGAGTTTATAACTCTTGAATGAGTCAAGTAAGAGGCTGAGTGCCTTAAGAATCTACTTGCAGAGATTTCTTCATGGGAGAATAGAGTACTTGCTTTGGAGTACATGAGGTTTGAAAGGAGCCTAGCTGATCCACTAACCAAAGGGTTAAGTAGGAAAATGGTTCTTGATTCTTTGAGGGGGATAGGTTTTAAAGCCTAGTAGTCGAGGAATTCATGGTAGATGCCCAACTTATTTCTCTAAGTTCAATGCGGTCAAACAAAACCATGGAAACACTTATAATGTACATTCTACCTATCCTTGTGGTGAACGATGTACATGCATAAGGTTGAGTTCTCACTCTTAACGAATTCATACCCCAAGATTTGGATGGTCCTATTGCGACGGACTTGATGAATTCACTGACATGTGAAGTTGAGTTTATTAGTCTTAATGAGATCATATTCTAGAGTTTGGGTGGTCCTATTGAGACGAACTTGATGAATTCACCgaatttgaaattgagaagatcAGCTTAATAAATGCTCTTAATGATTTCATAGTCCTAATTTGGGTGGTCTACATTGAGATAGACTTGATAAAATCACCTATGTAAGCGTGAAGGACTAGCCACCTTCTATGAAAAAAATTGGACAGTCTTTCTAAAGCACTTACCAGCATCTCGAGGTATATCGGCTAAATTGTTAATCTATCGCAGAACTCAATTGAACCTGAGATTAGTAGTGTGTTATGAGTTTTCTGCTATTTTAACGAGTTTCAGATTCGTTAACTTGTTAAGAGAAGAATTACTCATTTCACTGTGTATTAGAACTAATCTAACAGATACTACTACTTTAGCGGCTAATTCCACTATTACTTTTTAGCTTTTCTCTCCCAGAAGTACTTTTGACAACTTAATTACGTTTTCACCCCTCCAACACATGAAAAGCCCTGCCAACCCCCTCCCCCCGATACGTCACTGGTTCACAGTTGACATTCTCTCTTATTTAATTGGACCAAGAATTTTAacctcaaaatataaaaattcaatctaaTCCCTCTCTTTGGATTGATACCCTACAAATTCTTAGtccaattaattaaaacaacCACAACTTCATGGTCAATTGAATTCTTTAAATAACTTTTGGGATAATGtttgaaaatctaaaataacttgtaaaggattaaataattatatagagagagtgtttaaattatattaatattgcTAAAGGATGAGGTGAATGAACGCGAAAGTGAatcgtaaagtttgtcaaagtcgCGAATTTGACTTAGGGCTAGAGAAGTTCcgaatgaaatttgaattttgacacaacctgaaacaaaattgaatccaagtaagataaaaaaattaaaataaataacttaaataaaataataaatcaaagattaaggAAGCGAATAAAGAAGAGATAAATGGAAAGATAGAACGTGgcgtgtagaagtcctaagaagccttggaaacacgaCGAATCCATAGCCcccttcaagcggctctaatttcccctccaagatagaaaccttggcaagaaaaagtttgaatatgatccccacaatctaaaaagattgttaaaactcttctaaaagaaactcaagagaaattcttgaaaagaaaaacccagagagaatttattaactcaaaagagaaatagaataataatgaattgaatgaattgtgtacaatgcaaaggcctatatataggctagctaaataaatctaaataaaactcttaagtatactagaactctaatttaatctaaataagaagtagttttaaactaatttttcttgttaacataaaactcataaataacttaaaatacttaataattatcaaaatttcggaataaaataataataaaataataagatctgacaaatataatattgggctcatatataataaaaatcaaatctaaAACCCGAACCCAATAttatttaaactcgaattaaaagtttgaaattcgTAAGTCCCGTCATAATCTCATTTAGAAATTCTGCTTGTGCaatcttcactaaaacggtcaTAATATGAGCTCCCGAACGCagaatcgagtgattcaaaatgtgttttgaagctaagagatagatcttcaaaCACCATGGACATCTCTACCCAGAAATGCCaagatcccatccaaaaagtcatcGCAAGTCTGCTGATTTTCTAAGCCTGAAAATTGACACTTTTGATGATTGGaatctaataaatttcaccccattcgTGCGTATATCAAAGATGATACTAAAAAGTGAATTCactacaataaaaaattttctcaaaaaaagtatttgataaaaatgtacCGCttcatattgttttaaaatatttctaattaatattataccCTTTCTAACACTAATTAACCATATCtctttaatagtattttaaccctaattagtgttgattaattaaaaaactaatgttaaaaattaaataatattagtaaAGCAAGGCTTACGATTTTGTTTGTTCAATTAGATTCATAAATTATAGTATAATGGGttagaatttagaattttaaaattttatgattttaggaAGAGGGTTAAATTAAGATTTAGGGTCTAAATGGGTTTAAGATTATAGGTTTAaggattttagaattttataaaatagattaattttagagttaaaaatagtaatgaagttaattaattttatttgaacgcTATTTTTTAGGATTATCttgattaagttaaatttatataatatatatatatatatatatatatattacctaCCCGAAAACCAGAACCCCATCAGCCCACAAAGATGGTGTGGggtaaaatcgaaaaaagaCAATGTGGGCAAAAGATAGACTGGATTTTTATAAGCTAATGCTTAAACTGTGGATTAGATTCGTATGTATGGTTGTTTGAGATAGATGTTACACACAGAAACAAGGTGTAATTGATGACTTAATGGTCTGGAAACTCGAAAACGATGTTCTTAAATAGTAGGTATAGCGGCTGACACGTGACTTTTTCTCTAGTTCCATGTCCATTGTAATGGGTGGAATTATCAACTTGTTTGGGTATAAATTGTTGAGAAGTGTCTTCCTTTGAGTTCAAGTTGTAGACAAGTATAGCTGAATATTGCATTCAAGAAATGGAAACTCAAGTGAAGTACATGTGGGTTGTGGTGTTTGTTGTGAGTATGAGCATTGCAGGGCTCAACGGAGTGGATGCAACTCATGATTACTATGGTCCCTGTGGGAAACATGACATCGAGAAGGAGGCTCAGAAGCTGTCCCCATGTACATACGCAGCCAAATACCGGAGAGCTCCTGTTTCCGAGCGTTGCTGCGCTATAATAGAGAAAAAGCTCAACAATCCAGACTGCCTCTGCGCTATTCTGCAAACTCGTACCGCATACGATGCCGGGGTGAGGCCAGAAGTTGCCGTTACCATTCCAAAACGCTGCAACATTGCTGTTCGTCCGGTCGGTCACAAGTGCGGAGGTACGTACAATTTTGCATGCTGCAGTTTTcagtaccttgactttagacaTATAATGGTTTCATTCTGATGAAgctattgtttgtttatttgttgCAGGTTTCCCATTTGTTTAAGCCTCAACACATCCAACAATCTAAGTATGGTGGATTCACTGTGACATCCATCTAGCGTTTTATGCTTAATAAAATCTGCagttttactttttatctttGAGCAAATAAGTAAAAGTTGCAGTTGTTTCTTTcaataatactaaatttaagTTTACTATTTGTCTTTTGCAAATCATCCGGATATGAAAATTCATCCTCACTATTAACTACAACTATTCATCCCAAGGGTACCCGAAATTTGAGAtagtttaagtaaaaatattagatCCGAACAATAGGTCcaggtaaaaaaattatattcgtTTAAAAATTAAGTCGGGCTGAAGTCCAATCCGGTCTAACCCgcttttaagtttataatattttatattatgtgttctataacaaattaaaaaaataaatttatactaaatatataatattactctaatataaacattaaaataatattaagatgactatataaaaaatttaataaataaaaaataaaattattaaatattaaattaaaataatctaaaaataatataaactgaTCTAAAATAGatttgagttaaaaattttTCCCAAATATTTAGACTCATATTTCAGATCAAgcttaaacaaatataaaatatgttaatataatgCTTAAACCCGACCTATATCCAACTCAAACAAATAAACACCTCCACTTTTAACGAAAGTAATAGTAACATATTGTATGAATTTATAGTCATCGGTTTTAGAATCAAACCCGATGATTGATtgaggaaattttttttatttgcaggTTGATCCTTGTGGGGGAAGGATAAAGGTGACTTCTAATCACCACCAAATTTACCTGCAAATAAGGAAATTTTCCTCAATCAATCAaacttaattactaaaatatgatatttgatAGAAGGAGATTGAGATAATTTACTGTTTACTTAGGattaaccaaaaattggtatttaaataattttttcatctcGATACttagaagaaaaatatttaactcGTAAATTAATACCCTAAGTATACTCTTTTCTTTAAGTAGATTTTTTTGTCACAAGTACTacgtaaattttatttttgaacaagcgtaaattaatttatactaaaaaatTTCAGTCAATAATAAACTATCATgccatataaaaaattttaaataattttttaattcttttattttgtaacactcCCAACCCGTATCCCTCGTCGGAACCggattacggagcattaccgaagtttacagatcaaacagacagaaatttcaaacatttcatatcatcaaaacaagtcatcaaagcatcattttaatccaaattataaacatatcaattccaaatcaattttgcctagttcatgagcacttaaacatagaattaaattcacatgcacctatctagatttagtttaatttatcatgccataatatggcttcaaaaacaaacacatatttatatgtataaaaccaaccaaaattaaacttataacctcatttacaatcaaaccacaaaagaactattatttagacaccctaggtacatgccgacacaaaggataaatatcaccacatttgagttcgggatcgttgttaGATGCTGAATCAGCGATCAaaagttaagtacctaacctgcgcacgggaaacaaaaccgtacactgagtataaactcagtggtatttctataatccgaatatttaaagataagaaattacaaatatacaattgaaatataaacacatattaatatttaattattacaacaaccatatcatatttcatttgtttcacaaatatctcaattctcatacttgatatataaatagcttttcacaatttatttcacatttcattatacGATTGCAATATCCATTCCATAGtcatttcatgagtatataactcatatattccatatatttgcaacatatttcacattctattttcaattcactatttcacttccatttctcataccataccatttcaatatcaatcataaaactttattattcatttacccctattagcACGACTCGGACTCGaatggatacacggatccaaccaaaacacaccagtttggcactcagtgcctcatcggataattcaaagtaataaattgacacccagtgtctcatcggctaaaccgaagtaaattggcacccaatgcctcatcgaattaatccgaagtagtaaattgacacccaatgtctcattgacccgaagtcgaagaaatccctgaactcttccaatcttattgcatgtcatctatatccaactcagctcgatacagttaataggatttcaattcacttttcaaatacaaccaatattcaattcaattcaaataatcaatatatattcaatatatataccaattcaatcaatataaattcaataaatttatcaCATACTAAATCAGTCTatttcaattgcaaaacacaataattctcacctcaacacttaccatatacattaaattgaattataacaattaacaactaaattcggattataaaaatacaaaccagaaattcCGAACTATTCCTCGTCTACttttatctttcccctttttagtcgaggattccggtacgacgttagctacaattaaaacaattaaaattcatcaatacaatacaatacaattcaatttcatattgcatgttttaatttttactcaacatttgtctaaatttcaatttagtccctaaaccgagactaattttatttcttcacaatcaattttatattttcattcaatttccactttaaactagatttaactctctaatttcacttaaatctataaattttgatttttacaatttagtccctattactcaaaatttacaatttattctacaattcaatcctttttcacttttaacttaaaaatctatcaatttaatctctaatattaaaattattcaacattaataacatttaaaaattcaataattttaaaattttgacatgggtcgggtagtatttaatatggaattcaaaacataaaaattaaaagaaaagggactaaattaactaatcaattgagctttgaacaATTGAAACCCTTagcttttctttctccttttcattctttttctttctttctttttccttctgtttcgtttcactttctatttcttttctttcatttatttgttttattatacattattatattattatacttaatacttaagtaaatattataatatatatatattaacataaagttttataatgatttcacaaaaaaatctACCTTATGCTGCCTCATAAAGAaacaatggcataattgcttctttagtccttttagtttttctttaatctataatttaactttcaccctatatgtaatttagtccttatacctaatttacttttaattcaagtaaattcacttaatcgaaacctaattaactacacaactagcttcgtaaatatttattaaccatcgaaaagttaaaatttcttaactaaactttaatatcaccttaatgacactctgtaaatatttataaaaatatttacggctcagtttataaaaataaggtcccgatacctcattttctaaaaccacttaaacttaataaatcgcttatataacataaattatcaaattaaaaatctttttaaaaatcacatttgactcgtaaatattaaataataatatttacaaacttactcgtcgaatttggtggccccgaaaccactgttcccaaaccactaaaaaacgggttgttacatatttaattttttttttccattctctagctctcttttcttttttaaatgcTCGACCGgttaaaatcatgttttcaGAACCAAACTTGATCAAGGTACTGGTCCAAAGATAGggattgaattgattgattCACAAACTGATACAAAAAAGTTGAATCTGGCTAAAAAAACATGTTGAAtttgttttctctatttttaaatatatatttattatttttatgaatatatagtaatttatttaatcgaaccaaacaaacgataaaataaaaaactaacgATTTGATTGGATCCTCAATTAATTcgattatgaaaatattgatcAAAACCATATAATCCATATATACAACTATTCCAATTTTGGCTACTTCAAAATGTATAGCATGGAAATATACCTAAGGaatttaagcaaaaaaaaaagtaaaagatctCAATGGTCcctctcaattttgatatttagtAAATTGatctctaaaaaaaaaagaagaaatttagtcattgtcAATTTCAAGGTAAGTAAGAGAACTAATCATAGCATTCACCATTTCAGTAAATTTATCTTacttttgattgatataataaaaaatgtaaccctcaacatttacaaattttgtcattttgaccttaattttaaaatttaaacaaatttagccctcattgaaataaacaaatttaaaatcatgactaaattaatagaatttgtaaatattgaaggtTAAATGGATTTATTGCTTTCATTCCTTGCATTGATTTTAGGGGCCCTACACATCAAGGCTTAGATGGCAAGAAATGTTGAGACCAGCTTAAAGGATATTGCTACTACTATTCTCAAGCAAATTGGAAGGGATTAAATAACAAGGAAACCACAATACATAAACCTGCAACTAAAAACAAACCGAAACTGAACTACCATAATTCTCCAAACCCACAAACTAGGCAAAGGCTAacaacaatattatttttttggtgaattataagaGTGGGGCAAAGTCCTAACAGTAACACGACTAGCACGATTCGAACTCAGGCCACACTTGAGACAGTAAACACCTTGACCAGGCCAACGAACAGGGTTTAGGCTAACAACAATATTAAAAAGCTAACAAGTAACCATATTC
This genomic window from Gossypium raimondii isolate GPD5lz chromosome 10, ASM2569854v1, whole genome shotgun sequence contains:
- the LOC105777626 gene encoding uncharacterized protein LOC105777626; the protein is METQVKYMWVVVFVVSMSIAGLNGVDATHDYYGPCGKHDIEKEAQKLSPCTYAAKYRRAPVSERCCAIIEKKLNNPDCLCAILQTRTAYDAGVRPEVAVTIPKRCNIAVRPVGHKCGGFPFV